A stretch of DNA from Mus musculus strain C57BL/6J chromosome 6, GRCm38.p6 C57BL/6J:
tctgatgatggtgagtggtcttgatttctgttagtaggattcttgcgtttgcctttcgccatctggtaatctctgaagctagctgttttagttgtcactgttaagagcttgttcttcaggtgactctgttagcctctatgagcagacctggagggtagcactctccttagtttcagtgggcagagtattctctgcaggcaagctctcttcttgcaaggcaggtacccagatatctggtgttcgaaccagactcctggcagaagttgtgttccactcactagaggtcttaggatcacgtgtggaatcctgtgtgggcccttgcgggtgtcaggcgactcagctggcaaggtagccggggctcgagtggagtggaaggggtttgtgccccagatcaagcccgggtagcctgcttccctatgtaccgcagtctcaagttccgcgcgattggattggggcaggcactgtgatccactcaccagaggtcttagggtcccgtggggagtcccgtgtggacccttgcgggtgttgggcaagactctgctggcaaggtagcccggggctggagtctcgagtcgagcagaagggacttgtgccccagatcaggcccgggtagcctgcttccctatgtactgcagtctcgagttccgcgcgattggattggggcaggcactgtgatccactcaccagaggtcttagggtcccgtggggagtcctgtgtggacccttgcgggtgttgggcaagactctgctggcaaggtagcccggggctcgagtctcgagtcgagcggaagggacttgtgccccagatcaggcccgggtagcctgcttccctatgtaccgcagtctcgagttccgcgcgattggattggggcaggcactgtgatccactcaccagaggtcttagggtcccgtggggagtcctgtgtggacccttgcgggtgttgggcaagactctgctggcaaggtagcccggggctcgagtcacgagtcgagcggaagggacttgtgccccagatcaggcccgggtagcctgcttccctatgtaccgcagtctcgagttccgcgcgattggattggggcaggcactgtgatccactcaccagaggtcttagggtcccgtggggagtcccgtgtggacccttgcgggtgttgggcaagactctgctggcaaggtagcccggggctcgagtctattttttcttttttatctcagTAACTCCAAGGCTTATTATTGCAAAGTATTATTGTCATCCCACAAAGTACAAATATAATTAAGCcatcatttttttcttgagagcagacatttgtctgtctctgacctccatttgGATTGCACTTATATCTATCTCCTTTAGGGAGTAGAATATCTGGATCAAATTTAGTTGTTAATGGCTTCCATGGAGGAGACCACCATTTACAATTAATATTATATAACCATCTAtctaagcctttaaaaaaaaaactattccttTCTCATTTGTGATCCAGGTTTATCCCTCTATTGACCAAATCATTTCTTCCACCTCAATATCTCTCTTAAGCTGATTCATTAGTGCCACTGCCTCTGTTTTCTTAAGGTCTGGGAAGCCCTTCATGTAATTCATACTGCACccatatattttgcatagttcAGAAATCTTGTAGAGAACAGTTTTTACAgtgatttatgtattcattttttaaagttgttaTCACTAAAAAATTTACTGATCTGTTTGCTGGTGGTTTTAATACCCATACTGCCAACAttaaagtgaattttatttttattttttaatttaattttatttttaaaaattcatttttacgctccatattccattccctactCTCAACCTCCTATTTCATACATccattctgctggctctcagggcttcagtccttttccctcacccaatacaagATCAGGATCCCCTCTCCCTGTCCActccccttcccctaccccatccactttccctcccagctccctccctccctccctccttctctccctccctccctccctccctccctatttgtgattgctttcttttttctcccaagtggaactgaggcattctcacttgggcacttcagcttattaagctttttgagttttgtggcctgtatcttgaatattctgtattatttatttatttatttatgagtacaacCATGCACATTCTTTTaagtttgagttacctcactcaggatgatattttctaattccatccatttgcctgcaaaactcaggacgTAGTGAGAAGAGAAATGCAAACAAACGACAccgagattctaccttacaccaatcagaatggctaagatcaaaacctcaggtgacaacacatgttggaaaggatgtggagaaagaggaacactcctccattgctggtgagaatgcaaactggtacaactactctggaaatcaatatggaggttcctcagaaaattagatataggtctacctgaagacctggttatatcactcttgggaatatacccaaaatattctCCACCATGATAcagggacacatgttctactatgttcatagtggtcttatttgtgatagccagaagctggaaacaacctagatgtcccatgacagaagaatggatacagaaaatgtggttcatttaaacaatggaatactactcagctatttatgTATTCTTGAACTAATATTTTTAGAGTTTTTTACTACAGCCTTAAGGGCTTCTCTGAAGGCTATAGAATCACTATATTGCTGAGGAGTACCAGACACATTCTTGATTCCCGTAATCATGCTGTTTCTGATGATAATGGAGTCATAAACTTTCCCAGGGAGAATATTTGGCAGAAAGATCATGACGTAGAATGTGTGTATTATTATGCCAATAACCTTTACTCTTACAGCAACCACCAGCAATCCAAGAGACTCATGTCCTGCTCTAGGGGTGGGAACTGTGCCATATCATCCATCCCAAGACCATGCCGAAACCAGAagaatgtagcaataaaatgactcctgctGGACTCATAGATCTGAGacttgttcagccatcatcaaaACAGGTTTCTCTATTAGCAgatagaaacaaatacagagacccacagctagaaAATATTCAGAGAGGAGGAGAACTTGAGAGACTTAGCAAAATAAATCACTCTGCTTTGCCCAAGATGTCCAACATAAAACGAACTCAGTACAATCTTTACAGGTCATTTGCTATGTATTATGACATCTGTCTTTGTATTTTATAAGGTTCCTGAGTTGAACTTCTATGTTCCTATGTCTGTATGTATttattgtgctttttctttgattctttttcttctgattGTTTTGTACTattgtggtttatttatttttgggtttaattattttttattttttattattgtttagaTGCTTTTTAGTTTCATAAGGAGACATAGAAAGGCTGTGGATCTGGACAAGAGAGGAGATAGGAAAGAACTTGGAGGACTAGGTGAAGGGGAAAAACTATTCAGAATATATTAAATGAATAgaaagtttttttcaataaaagaaaaatataattttaaataatgggGTATAGTAGGGATCCTTTGTGATCACAGAGCTGGAGAGGCAGTGACAGGAGAATCCATAAGGCTACCAACTTGGAATGTTTGGCAATTCCCAGGTCCAGAAGAGACACTCTCTATCAAAGCATGAGGTGAATGGTTTGTGAAGAAAAATAGTCAAAGTGTCTCCTGGCCTCCAAGTATAAATGAACATGTATCTTTTGTCAGTGCACATACATAGTAgcatatacacattcatagaAAAGACATTATATAAAAAGGTATTGCATATCTGTATTTGTACTATCTGTatataaacaattttaatttaccaatattatttcaataaatgtagatgaaattaattgcaaacaaacaaacatatgaaaGTTCCAGATAAGTTTAATTGAGTAAAACTCTGGTAAACagtggaaaaacaaaattaacattGTTTTCATAACCCAGAGAAATTAGAATtattaaacaaaattaaagttgCAATTTTAACTAAACTTGATGTATTAgagattaaaatgtttttaaaagaaaggctTAAAAAGTTACTATCAGCAAGGAGCTTCCTTTGTGTGTAATACTACAAACGTTATTTAAATCATATGAAGAATCTCACTTTGCCCCTTGACAAttaaagtttaagaaatatttataatttgGACAAAATCCAATTACTGGAGCTACAAGCATGGTACCTAAAgtcatctgaaactccagttccaggggatcccatgaTCTCTTCTGACATCTTTGAGCATCAGGAATGCAGTTATGTAGACATATTGATACAGAACTtacagatataaataaaataagtgaatcatattaaaatgtattttatttatatgactacactctagttgtcttcagacacaccagaagagggcatcaggtcccattaccgatggttgtaagccaccatgtggtttctgggaattaaactcatgacctctggaagcacggacagtgctcttaatctttgagccatctctctagctccaagtaaatcatttttaaaagaagagaaagaatcatGTTTTAGAAAATCTGTTGGCACTTTGATTGTGAGTTTTTCAACACGTTGATTACTCTCTTATCAGAACTGATTTGTACCAAAGGAGTAATTGTGGGATAGGCAGTCACTACAAGCTTCTGAACAGTCAGGATGACTGGGTCATACATCCATAACAAGAGTGAGGTGGATGAGATGATGAAGTCCACCCAGTACATGaccacaaagaaaaccacaagtAGTAAGATGGTCTGGGTGGCCCTTTTCTCAGGGGACACTCTCAGGTGCCTGATGCTATGAAGATGCCTGCAGTGCCTCTGGTGTCTGAACAAGATAATCACTATATATGCACTTGTGATCAGCATGACTCCTACAAGAAATACATCTCTGAAAGTTGTCACTGTAAAAATCAATCCACTGATGACGTAGTTCATGGGAAATAGTGAACAGGATTGAGTGACTCTCATCTGGTTGGTTTCACTCACATTGTTAAAAC
This window harbors:
- the Vmn1r30 gene encoding vomeronasal 1 receptor 30 isoform X1, which encodes MSSLKNILYFQAGLGILANTFLLCFYTFTILGHRSKPMDPTSCQLTFAHILFLLAGGDNWLAVILESLNIENDFKCKAIFYTSRVMRGFSICITCLLSVFQAVTISPHTSLLAKFKHKLNTYIFYAVLYIWFFNFLANSHMIFYVGGFNNVSETNQMRVTQSCSLFPMNYVISGLIFTVTTFRDVFLVGVMLITSAYIVIILFRHQRHCRHLHSIRHLRVSPEKRATQTILLLVVFFVVMYWVDFIISSTSLLLWMYDPVILTVQKLVVTAYPTITPLVQISSDKRVINVLKNSQSKCQQIF